In Reichenbachiella agarivorans, one genomic interval encodes:
- a CDS encoding tetratricopeptide repeat protein produces the protein MLAALFGILFFLGDINASHPILISKSDSLTAMLDTTENVDSRVKLLRKIAQEETATNPIQALKHFEEILEIGINTEDQNLISTTYNDIGAYWYGENDLQESMRYYFLALEGLDEKAENYHLLCKVYNNIGWNFQKQKDYRRALDYYNICEKYCEQSDNISAVAHVLNNMGVVHKDLKEYDKALELLNQSLRLNRANGDIKRELFNINNIGVIYLERGDHVTANEYFAKALIMNQKRNDYFESANNLMNLGKSLFELNMLDAAEDTLKHALELSEITRSMIQKHEILNYLHQVKRKQNGYKEALDYYTAYNVLEDSLFKQGQYTDLIELESKYKVAQQERFLHESQNQLLRQQYLNTLYLAALIFALLLIGFLIWIYGSKKINERKLIALNKEIDTQNEKIQTINQNLEKTILQRTKVIQDQNNQLREFAFMNSHNIRRPLSNVLGLLSLLEDERNPEKISELIMLANQSAAEMDQIIQEVNRQLKEEEDL, from the coding sequence ATGCTTGCAGCACTATTTGGAATCTTATTTTTTTTAGGAGATATCAATGCTTCTCATCCTATCCTGATTTCAAAATCGGACAGCCTAACCGCCATGTTAGACACGACAGAAAATGTAGACTCCCGTGTCAAACTACTCAGGAAGATCGCACAGGAAGAAACGGCCACTAACCCCATTCAAGCCTTAAAACATTTCGAAGAGATCCTAGAAATAGGGATCAACACCGAGGATCAAAATTTAATCTCCACAACCTACAATGACATAGGTGCCTACTGGTACGGTGAGAATGACCTCCAAGAGTCAATGAGATACTACTTTCTCGCACTAGAAGGGCTGGATGAGAAAGCAGAAAACTATCACCTCCTCTGCAAAGTCTACAACAACATAGGCTGGAATTTTCAGAAACAAAAGGATTACAGAAGAGCCCTAGACTACTACAACATCTGTGAGAAATATTGTGAACAATCAGACAATATCAGTGCAGTTGCCCATGTACTCAACAATATGGGGGTTGTTCACAAGGATCTCAAAGAATATGACAAAGCTCTGGAATTGCTGAATCAATCCCTCCGCCTCAATAGAGCAAATGGTGACATCAAAAGGGAACTATTTAACATCAACAACATAGGGGTAATCTACCTTGAAAGAGGCGATCATGTGACTGCAAATGAATATTTTGCCAAGGCTTTGATCATGAATCAAAAGCGAAACGACTATTTCGAAAGTGCAAATAACCTGATGAATTTAGGAAAATCATTGTTTGAGCTGAATATGCTGGACGCTGCAGAAGATACGCTCAAGCACGCACTAGAACTCTCTGAGATCACCAGATCCATGATTCAGAAACATGAAATCCTGAACTACCTACATCAAGTCAAACGAAAACAGAATGGCTACAAGGAAGCGCTTGATTATTATACCGCGTACAATGTATTAGAAGACAGTTTGTTCAAACAAGGACAATACACGGATCTCATAGAGCTAGAATCAAAATACAAAGTAGCCCAACAAGAGAGGTTTCTACACGAGTCCCAAAATCAATTACTCCGCCAGCAATACCTCAATACACTCTATTTGGCTGCATTGATTTTTGCATTGCTCCTCATCGGATTCTTGATTTGGATATACGGATCCAAAAAAATCAATGAAAGAAAGCTCATTGCCCTCAATAAGGAGATTGATACACAAAATGAAAAAATACAAACCATCAATCAAAACCTAGAAAAAACCATCCTACAACGCACCAAAGTCATCCAAGATCAGAATAACCAACTCCGCGAGTTTGCCTTCATGAACTCGCACAATATCAGAAGGCCGTTATCCAATGTACTAGGCCTCTTGAGCTTACTAGAAGACGAACGAAATCCTGAAAAAATCAGTGAACTGATTATGCTTGCCAATCAATCTGCTGCCGAAATGGATCAAATCATTCAAGAGGTTAACCGCCAATTGAAAGAAGAAGAAGATCTTTAA
- a CDS encoding MlaD family protein: MTKEVKVGLFAAISGAILYFGFNFLKGIEFFSSTNKYYAIYQNIDGLNVSNPVIVNGYAVGRVSKIEILQKYNNKIIVELDVKGNLAVGEGSTATLMNSDFLGSKSILLKIKNEGKPLESGDTLTSEVDLGLAAILNSAEPITDDIGVMIGNLNEVLTGMKGTGEGVKLTLKNLNTTILNLNTLVEQNNTKLKHTFDHVNVLITNVDKKVSQLDPILKSADQTLKKINKLELENTLGSLDSALSDLRITIQNINEGNGSLGKIINDDSLYNNLNQAILDLDQLLIHFDENPKHFLSPLGKSSKKIAKDRSESE; the protein is encoded by the coding sequence GTGACCAAAGAAGTAAAAGTCGGACTCTTCGCCGCTATATCAGGAGCCATTTTGTATTTTGGATTCAACTTTCTCAAAGGGATTGAGTTTTTTTCAAGCACGAACAAGTATTACGCAATCTATCAAAACATTGACGGACTCAATGTTTCCAACCCCGTCATAGTCAACGGCTATGCTGTCGGGAGGGTAAGTAAAATCGAAATATTGCAAAAATACAACAACAAAATCATCGTAGAACTGGACGTCAAGGGCAACCTTGCAGTAGGAGAAGGGTCCACTGCGACACTGATGAACAGTGATTTTCTAGGGAGTAAATCAATTTTGTTGAAAATAAAAAATGAAGGAAAACCACTAGAAAGTGGCGACACACTCACGAGTGAAGTAGACTTGGGACTCGCTGCAATTCTGAATAGTGCCGAACCCATCACGGATGACATTGGTGTCATGATCGGTAACCTCAATGAGGTATTGACAGGAATGAAGGGAACTGGAGAAGGTGTGAAGCTAACGCTCAAAAACCTGAATACCACCATACTCAATCTCAACACCCTGGTAGAGCAAAATAATACGAAACTAAAACATACATTTGATCATGTCAACGTCTTGATCACCAACGTAGACAAAAAGGTATCACAACTAGACCCTATCCTGAAAAGTGCGGATCAAACGCTCAAAAAGATCAATAAGTTGGAGCTTGAAAACACCCTTGGCTCATTGGACAGTGCCCTATCAGATTTGCGCATTACCATTCAAAATATCAACGAGGGTAACGGCAGTTTAGGAAAAATCATCAATGATGATTCTCTGTACAACAATCTCAATCAAGCAATCTTAGATTTGGATCAACTCTTGATTCACTTCGATGAGAACCCTAAACACTTTTTGAGCCCACTTGGCAAGTCTTCCAAAAAAATAGCAAAAGACAGGTCAGAATCTGAGTAA
- a CDS encoding putative LPS assembly protein LptD, producing the protein MDTARALQKVSYLIENGYLDSLNSYPEYKAFLPDSIQSLLSSGGALSTNDSTGLPQKRTRNDVETTVNYQARDSIFFDLTDQKMYLYGEGSIEYGNIALSGERIEMDWVKNTLKANYVIDSTGKKVGKPVFKEGGDTYVTDDMMYNFKTKKALINGIITEQDGAFMHGERVKKNELDEMYIRNAKYTTCNLEHPHFYIKASKLKVIPNDRVLAGPFNLYFGEIWTPLGFAFGMFPSPREKASGIIFPSYGEDNNRGFFIRGGGYYFDINEYMDLKVTGDLYTNGSYGLNGQTTYKKRYRYSGNLGIRYNKTVNPAFEDDSFSKDMWVNWSHSPQSYGTSRFSASVSGGTSTYSANANNVGYDYTNSINSQFSSNISYSKTFQGTPFNLTVNARHSQNISTEVVNLTLPEISFNASRIQPFKNVSGLKDGVLGKLGFTYQLSAKSEMTNALTSIPTYVVGAENAPTEVLPFNGDNFSTLLDQANIGARHRIPVSTTFNMLKYFAVSPSFNYTEVWYPKELKYSYNEDLGGVEIDTLNQFSRAGWWSSGASVSTRLYGMYSFRGEKIKAIRHVMTPNLGFSYSPDFGDPARGNYQEVRVNEDGGTRILSKYQGFAYGGPALGESASLSLSLNNNIEMKVKSRADSIEEYRKIKIFDNLSLSSGYNFLADSFNLSDINWNARTSFFKGAVYVSLSGTIDPYVYVLDSIVETSTSDVYYQRQIDQFAWNNGEGVGRLTRASLSVGFKLQPKSARGNNDEVPATDPNASDPFAQNNNLYNNDQKFEAGNVNDFISYDPNQYVPFDVPWSLNVNYSLNYSKDGFEEPVVIQTLNFNGTLNITNKTKIGFNSGYDLEEKEMTVTRVNVSRDLHCWNLSFNWVPFGVQQSYYVRIAVNSAMLKDLKLDRRSQSAYTSF; encoded by the coding sequence TTGGATACTGCACGTGCGCTACAGAAAGTTTCGTACCTGATCGAGAATGGGTATTTGGACTCATTGAATTCATATCCTGAATATAAAGCATTTTTACCTGACTCTATCCAATCCCTGCTCAGTAGTGGTGGAGCCTTGTCTACCAATGATTCCACGGGTTTACCTCAGAAAAGGACTAGAAATGACGTAGAAACTACCGTCAATTATCAAGCCAGAGATTCTATATTTTTTGATTTGACGGATCAAAAAATGTACCTCTATGGTGAGGGTAGCATAGAGTATGGCAATATCGCTCTGTCAGGCGAGCGTATTGAGATGGATTGGGTCAAAAATACCCTCAAGGCCAACTACGTAATAGACTCCACAGGCAAAAAGGTCGGGAAACCAGTGTTCAAAGAGGGAGGGGATACTTATGTCACAGATGACATGATGTACAATTTCAAAACAAAAAAGGCACTCATCAATGGCATCATTACAGAACAAGACGGGGCTTTTATGCATGGAGAACGCGTGAAGAAAAATGAGCTGGATGAGATGTATATCAGAAATGCGAAATACACCACTTGCAATTTGGAACACCCACATTTTTATATCAAAGCAAGTAAGTTGAAGGTAATACCTAATGATCGTGTATTGGCAGGTCCATTCAATCTCTATTTTGGAGAAATATGGACACCTTTAGGGTTTGCATTTGGGATGTTTCCTTCTCCGAGAGAAAAGGCATCGGGTATTATTTTTCCTAGCTATGGGGAAGACAATAACCGAGGGTTTTTTATTAGAGGTGGTGGGTATTATTTTGATATCAATGAGTACATGGATTTGAAAGTGACTGGAGACTTGTACACCAACGGCAGCTATGGACTAAATGGACAAACAACCTACAAGAAGAGGTATCGCTATTCGGGTAATCTAGGAATAAGGTATAACAAAACGGTGAATCCAGCTTTTGAGGATGATTCGTTTTCCAAAGATATGTGGGTCAACTGGAGTCATAGTCCTCAATCATATGGTACATCTAGATTTTCAGCTTCGGTTTCTGGGGGTACCTCTACCTACAGTGCCAACGCCAACAATGTAGGCTATGACTATACCAACAGCATCAACTCTCAGTTTAGTTCCAACATTTCTTACTCCAAGACTTTTCAAGGTACACCCTTTAACCTGACTGTCAATGCCAGACATAGTCAAAACATCAGTACAGAGGTGGTCAATTTGACTTTGCCTGAGATTAGTTTCAACGCATCCAGAATCCAGCCATTCAAGAATGTAAGTGGCTTGAAAGATGGCGTACTAGGTAAACTTGGGTTTACTTATCAACTCTCCGCTAAGAGTGAAATGACCAATGCATTGACCAGTATTCCTACCTATGTAGTAGGGGCTGAAAATGCGCCTACAGAAGTTTTGCCATTCAATGGGGATAATTTTAGTACACTGTTGGATCAGGCCAATATTGGGGCGAGACATAGAATACCCGTGTCTACTACTTTTAACATGCTCAAGTATTTTGCTGTCAGTCCGAGTTTCAACTATACAGAAGTCTGGTATCCTAAAGAATTGAAATACAGCTATAACGAAGACTTGGGAGGCGTGGAAATAGATACTTTGAACCAATTTTCAAGAGCGGGATGGTGGAGTTCTGGGGCGTCTGTATCTACGAGACTTTATGGTATGTACTCTTTTAGAGGTGAGAAAATCAAAGCCATTCGTCATGTCATGACTCCTAATTTGGGTTTTAGTTATAGTCCTGATTTTGGTGATCCCGCCAGGGGAAACTACCAAGAAGTGCGGGTAAATGAAGATGGAGGGACTAGAATACTTTCTAAATACCAAGGGTTTGCCTATGGAGGACCAGCTTTAGGTGAAAGTGCCAGTTTGTCTTTGTCTTTAAACAACAACATTGAGATGAAAGTAAAATCAAGGGCTGATTCGATAGAAGAATACCGTAAAATCAAGATTTTTGACAACCTATCTTTATCCTCTGGTTATAATTTTTTGGCTGACTCATTCAACCTTAGCGACATTAATTGGAATGCACGGACTTCTTTTTTCAAGGGAGCCGTTTATGTCAGTCTGAGTGGTACGATAGATCCTTATGTCTATGTATTAGATAGTATAGTTGAGACAAGCACAAGCGATGTATATTATCAACGACAGATAGATCAATTTGCATGGAACAATGGTGAAGGAGTAGGTAGATTGACTAGGGCTAGTTTGTCAGTTGGGTTTAAACTACAACCCAAAAGTGCTAGAGGTAACAATGATGAAGTTCCTGCTACTGATCCAAATGCTAGTGACCCCTTTGCTCAAAACAATAATCTTTATAATAATGACCAAAAATTTGAGGCAGGAAATGTCAATGATTTTATTTCCTATGATCCCAATCAGTATGTGCCCTTTGATGTGCCTTGGAGTTTGAATGTAAATTATTCTTTAAATTATAGCAAGGACGGGTTCGAAGAGCCTGTGGTTATCCAGACATTAAA
- a CDS encoding N-acetylmuramoyl-L-alanine amidase family protein, with the protein MKNVFVIGIFSLCLLFTSFNSTGVKDYKIRKIVIDAGHGGKDQGTSGTFSLEKDIALSIALETGKIINEYLPDVEVIYTRKDDSFPTLYERADLANNNHADLFISIHCNSAPYSDQVHGTETYIMGLHKSTENFEVAKRENSVISLEKNAEENYAGFDPKSPESYILFSLYQNAYQSNSLNLAQNVEDQFKNRVGRRSRGVKSAGFLVLWKTSMPSILIETGFLSNAKEEKDLNDKLQQTYIASGIFRAFRDYKSELESKN; encoded by the coding sequence ATGAAAAATGTCTTTGTGATCGGGATTTTTTCCCTTTGCCTTTTGTTTACCTCTTTCAATAGCACTGGAGTCAAGGATTATAAAATCCGAAAAATAGTCATTGATGCTGGGCATGGTGGCAAAGACCAGGGTACCTCAGGAACATTCTCTCTTGAAAAAGATATCGCCCTCAGTATTGCATTGGAAACTGGCAAAATCATCAATGAATACTTGCCTGATGTAGAGGTAATTTACACTAGAAAAGATGATAGTTTCCCTACGTTGTACGAGCGTGCCGACTTGGCCAATAACAACCATGCAGATCTATTCATTTCTATCCATTGTAACTCAGCTCCATACAGCGATCAAGTCCACGGAACAGAGACATACATCATGGGACTCCATAAGTCAACGGAAAATTTTGAAGTCGCCAAAAGAGAAAACTCAGTAATCAGTTTAGAAAAAAACGCAGAAGAAAACTACGCAGGGTTTGATCCAAAATCACCAGAATCCTACATACTTTTCTCACTCTATCAGAATGCCTATCAATCCAATAGTCTCAATTTGGCACAAAATGTAGAAGATCAGTTCAAAAACCGAGTCGGTCGTCGCAGTAGAGGTGTGAAATCTGCTGGATTTTTAGTACTTTGGAAAACCAGTATGCCAAGTATATTAATCGAGACAGGTTTTTTGAGTAACGCAAAAGAAGAAAAAGACCTCAACGATAAACTACAACAGACGTATATTGCATCAGGAATCTTTAGAGCATTTAGAGATTACAAAAGCGAATTAGAATCAAAAAACTAG